One window of the Mobula birostris isolate sMobBir1 chromosome 19, sMobBir1.hap1, whole genome shotgun sequence genome contains the following:
- the bloc1s4 gene encoding biogenesis of lysosome-related organelles complex 1 subunit 4, whose amino-acid sequence MAETWIGVPNGAGSCECSGGRVIGQEEDEVREGPEPGASRTVSEQEVLLKQTACFYSECLTASVEQEVQQLETCLEEMLSRVDEFCGMLDIIRNDSSQIMNENIPEIHAKADEMKQMYKKIDKLEAFVKMIGKNLSTLDDQVTQAEAELGTFPSAFKKILHSFSSSAFFNKPSFPKKQQQKFEVAPLFQTEDYFPANSFQEHE is encoded by the exons ATGGCGGAAACGTGGATCGGGGTCCCGAACGGTGCTGGTTCTTGTGAGTGTTCGGGCGGCCGAGTTATCGGACAGGAAGAAGATGAAGTAAGAGAAGGCCCCGAGCCGGGCGCGTCCCGAACGGTGAGCGAACAGGAGGTGCTGCTGAAGCAGACGGCCTGCTTCTACTCGGAGTGTTTAACAGCCAGCGTTGAGCAGGAG GTTCAGCAATTGGAGACATGTTTAGAAGAAATGCTTTCCAGAGTGGATGAATTCTGTGGGATGTTGGACATA ATTCGAAATGATTCTTCACAAATAATGAATGAAAATATCCCTGAAATCCATGCTAAAGCTGATGAAATGAAGCAAATGTACAAAAAGATTGATAAGCTTGAG GCTTTTGTTAAGATGATTGGAAAGAATTTATCTACGCTGGATGATCAAGTAACACAGGCAGAAGCTGAGCTCGGAACCTTTCCAAgtgcatttaaaaaaatcttacaTTCATTCAGTTCTTCTGCATTCTTTAAT AAACCATCCTTTCCAAAGAAGCAACAGCAAAAATTTGAGGTTGCACCTCTCTTCCAGACAGAGGACTACTTCCCTGCAAATAGTTTTCAGGAACATGAATGA